A single genomic interval of Sphingopyxis sp. CCNWLW2 harbors:
- a CDS encoding CHAT domain-containing tetratricopeptide repeat protein translates to MSHRRLSFLAAIVAAPLWAYMPAATAQEAPASEFSDDQQKMLDLVNKGMDFERAGKPVEAERIYRRWIEEATKRYGADGLITSLGYRLLAGSLETQNRLKEAEPLWKRLLDINRSQLGEDDDETLTAYMFLSSNYIKQGRPGEALPLRRAILAKRIAQRGEKDGKTIIATANLAAALSELGEMKEAETLFRKALATSLEVHGEKHGETATAYGNLGDVMRSLGRYDEAEPMLEKARAIDEALPETKSADIALRYYNSAVNLGDMGRYSEAGAAANKALDLWRTSKGDDSPQAALGYTAVGYTLMSEGRFAEAGGAYRKALDIRRVRLGEEHPLTGEAYNNLALNMEKQGQPPSVIEPMFRKALDITRASLGETSQRTATLYANVAHVLNEQGRYIEAEPMYRRALDIQERITGTEHPSYATTLLNLAFNTSDNGRDDQAEPMMRRALGIFRAKFGDDNPETAWAYTSLGSTLGALGRHREEAEMTARALDIRRRLLGEDHPLTAVAYNNVGDALVRADGGQGDKAAEPYYRQSLAILLRTVGEAHIDTAHAYSRIASSLARQGRTADAEQAAAKAVAIVRRLNEQAAAGANAITLSALDRQQADPGRSIYTTYMNAAFALMSDTPDAAGQSAIQNRAFLAAQDAISSASGRAVLQTAARAAAKTPQMAEAVRQEQDLAARANMLDKNLLRALGDRKPVEVTRLRGELDAVQAQLAEVSALIDRKYPAYRELVSPRPISLAETQKALRPDEALLLMTEAANTFHLFVVTPTAVGWSRPGREIDVILKQISDLRCDVDYATCTDARKAELDALPTTQKEQEGQRRFDLDTSHALYQALIEPVEPLLKGTKRLYVTSSGKLGDLPLALLSTSALPAGADMADPDVLARAQWLANRYAFTSLPSVASLTLARDSRARASIESFRGYGAPVLLGGDTGSRAATGVGVFGAVSNAGSPLADPDALRKLAPLPGTKVELTAMAELFGASERSLTLDRGATEAALRQDPTLANSRVIAIATHGLLPDPQLGLGEPGLVMTPPVTPSDLDDGLLTATEAAQLDLSADWVILSACNTASASNSGGSDSLSALARGFLYAGADALLASHWRVSDDATAALTVETLMAQRADPARTRAQALQMAMNAVRTGKRTDGTAVPGWRAAWAHPRAWAAFTNIANRDE, encoded by the coding sequence ATGTCCCATCGCCGCTTGAGCTTCCTCGCCGCGATCGTCGCGGCGCCGCTGTGGGCGTACATGCCCGCCGCGACCGCCCAGGAAGCGCCTGCGAGCGAGTTCAGCGACGATCAGCAGAAGATGCTGGACCTCGTCAACAAGGGCATGGACTTCGAGCGCGCGGGTAAGCCCGTCGAGGCCGAGCGTATCTATCGCCGCTGGATCGAGGAGGCCACGAAGCGTTACGGCGCGGACGGGCTGATCACCAGCCTCGGCTACCGGCTGCTCGCCGGCAGCCTCGAAACGCAGAACCGGCTCAAGGAGGCCGAGCCTCTCTGGAAGCGCCTACTCGACATCAACCGCTCGCAGCTCGGCGAAGACGATGACGAAACGCTGACCGCCTATATGTTTCTGTCGTCCAACTACATCAAACAGGGCCGGCCGGGCGAGGCGTTGCCGCTGCGCCGCGCGATCCTCGCCAAGCGGATCGCCCAGCGGGGGGAGAAAGACGGAAAGACGATCATCGCGACGGCCAATCTAGCCGCGGCGCTCTCCGAACTCGGCGAGATGAAGGAAGCCGAGACGCTGTTCCGCAAGGCGCTTGCGACCAGCCTCGAAGTGCATGGCGAAAAGCACGGCGAGACCGCGACGGCCTATGGTAATCTCGGCGACGTGATGCGCAGCCTTGGCCGCTATGACGAGGCCGAACCGATGCTCGAGAAGGCACGCGCGATCGACGAGGCGCTGCCGGAGACGAAGAGTGCCGACATCGCGCTCCGCTATTACAACAGCGCGGTGAATTTGGGTGACATGGGTCGCTATTCCGAGGCGGGCGCCGCTGCAAACAAGGCGCTCGACCTGTGGCGGACGAGCAAGGGCGACGATAGCCCGCAGGCGGCGCTCGGCTATACCGCGGTCGGCTACACCCTGATGTCGGAAGGCCGTTTCGCCGAAGCCGGTGGCGCCTACCGCAAGGCGCTCGACATCCGCCGCGTCCGGCTCGGTGAAGAGCATCCGCTGACAGGCGAGGCCTATAACAATCTCGCGCTCAACATGGAAAAACAGGGCCAGCCGCCGAGCGTGATCGAGCCGATGTTCCGCAAGGCGCTCGATATCACGCGTGCATCGCTCGGCGAGACCAGCCAGCGCACGGCAACCCTCTATGCCAATGTCGCGCATGTACTGAACGAGCAGGGGCGCTATATCGAGGCCGAGCCCATGTATCGGCGTGCACTCGACATTCAGGAACGGATCACCGGCACCGAACATCCCTCCTATGCGACGACGCTCCTCAATCTTGCCTTTAATACGAGCGACAACGGCCGCGACGATCAGGCCGAGCCGATGATGCGGCGCGCGCTCGGCATTTTCCGCGCCAAGTTCGGCGACGATAATCCTGAAACGGCGTGGGCCTATACCAGCCTCGGATCGACGCTCGGCGCGCTTGGCCGCCACAGGGAAGAAGCCGAAATGACGGCCAGGGCGCTCGATATCCGGCGCCGCCTGCTCGGCGAGGATCATCCGCTTACCGCCGTCGCCTATAATAACGTGGGGGATGCACTGGTCCGCGCCGATGGCGGGCAGGGCGACAAGGCTGCCGAGCCCTATTACCGCCAGTCGCTCGCTATCCTGCTCCGCACGGTGGGCGAAGCGCACATCGACACCGCGCACGCCTATAGCCGAATCGCATCCAGCCTAGCGCGGCAGGGACGGACGGCCGACGCGGAGCAGGCGGCGGCAAAGGCGGTCGCGATCGTACGGCGCCTGAACGAGCAGGCGGCGGCGGGTGCGAATGCGATCACGCTGTCGGCGCTCGACCGGCAACAGGCCGATCCCGGCCGCAGCATCTATACCACCTATATGAACGCGGCTTTCGCGCTGATGAGCGATACGCCCGACGCGGCGGGACAGTCTGCGATCCAGAATCGCGCCTTCCTCGCCGCACAGGATGCGATCAGCTCGGCGTCGGGGCGCGCCGTGCTGCAAACCGCCGCGCGCGCTGCCGCCAAGACGCCGCAAATGGCGGAAGCGGTGCGCCAGGAACAGGATCTCGCGGCACGGGCGAACATGCTCGACAAGAATCTGCTCCGCGCGCTCGGCGATCGCAAACCGGTCGAGGTCACGCGGCTTCGCGGAGAATTGGACGCCGTGCAGGCCCAGCTTGCGGAAGTCAGCGCGCTGATCGACCGCAAATATCCGGCCTATCGCGAGCTGGTATCGCCGCGTCCGATCAGCCTCGCCGAAACGCAGAAGGCGCTCCGTCCCGATGAGGCGCTGTTGCTGATGACCGAAGCGGCGAACACCTTCCATCTGTTCGTGGTTACCCCGACCGCCGTCGGCTGGAGCCGTCCGGGGCGCGAGATCGACGTCATCCTCAAACAGATTTCGGACCTGCGCTGCGACGTGGATTATGCGACCTGCACCGACGCGCGCAAAGCCGAACTCGACGCGCTGCCGACCACCCAAAAGGAACAGGAAGGCCAGCGCCGCTTCGATCTCGATACGTCGCATGCCCTGTATCAGGCGCTGATCGAGCCGGTCGAACCGCTGCTCAAGGGTACGAAGCGCCTGTATGTGACGAGCTCGGGCAAGCTGGGCGATTTGCCGCTCGCGCTGCTCTCCACATCCGCGCTTCCGGCGGGCGCCGACATGGCCGATCCCGACGTGCTGGCCCGCGCGCAATGGCTCGCGAACCGCTACGCCTTTACCAGCCTGCCGTCGGTCGCGTCCCTGACGCTGGCGCGCGACTCCCGCGCCCGGGCGAGCATCGAAAGCTTTCGCGGCTATGGCGCACCCGTCCTGCTCGGTGGCGATACCGGTTCGCGCGCGGCGACGGGTGTCGGGGTTTTCGGCGCGGTCTCTAACGCGGGCTCGCCGCTTGCCGACCCCGACGCGCTTCGCAAGCTCGCGCCGCTACCCGGTACGAAGGTCGAGCTGACGGCGATGGCGGAGCTGTTCGGCGCGTCGGAGAGGAGCCTGACGCTCGATCGCGGCGCGACCGAAGCGGCCTTGCGGCAGGATCCCACGCTGGCGAACAGCCGCGTGATCGCGATCGCGACGCACGGCTTGCTTCCCGATCCGCAACTCGGACTGGGCGAACCCGGTCTCGTCATGACACCGCCCGTGACCCCGAGTGACCTCGATGATGGCCTGCTGACCGCCACCGAAGCGGCACAGCTCGATCTTTCGGCGGACTGGGTCATTCTTTCCGCGTGCAACACGGCATCGGCCAGCAATTCGGGCGGTAGCGACAGCCTGTCGGCTCTTGCCCGTGGCTTTCTTTACGCCGGCGCGGATGCGCTTCTCGCCAGTCACTGGCGCGTATCGGATGACGCAACCGCGGCGCTGACGGTCGAGACGCTTATGGCGCAGCGGGCGGATCCGGCGAGGACGCGGGCGCAAGCATTGCAGATGGCGATGAACGCGGTACGGACCGGCAAGCGTACCGACGGAACCGCGGTTCCCGGATGGCGCGCGGCATGGGCCCATCCAAGGGCATGGGCGGCATTCACCAATATAGCCAACCGCGACGAATAG
- a CDS encoding alpha/beta hydrolase family protein, whose protein sequence is MPPLGIASRRISAVALLLAIAVASPVSGKAVEGREGSALRSFTVKDAIERSTLGGFGDRLQPSPDGRAFAFITSKGELGGGLVRSTVWIVRKDEGGQFRATAGAERTSTTNDEPISSLRWVDDGRGVAFLSPDDTGFPQVFRYDLATGESRQVTRVQQKIVSFDLRGDDCLFYAVARGAREFPAPGGYLGGESLLGLLMPEQDSLNEEGAAYVQQTGGPAKRLTALKKSLAYPFVRFAIAPDGGRAIAMLPASPDSGFAAAWKARPGTRPLVEAMQSIAVQPYLVDIASVSARPLLSAPTGIAIGDTSASQLLWAADGRQVALTNALLGSQDLKEGEELPSDPRTVIIDIGAAGSDQVSVVDQRGEPGERAAKLSWGGSGELVVESAAGAGSGQGLYSFASKGRRWRTTFGRDEGKWVPTGRAEIGPATRLRRDDVDFFVREDANTPPQIIGQDAGSGKPSFEFDLNPQLKTIRLNAIKEVKWTDATGHGWSGGLILPATRKAGERIPLVIELKFFDPTRFSPDGPYTTAFASQALAAKGMAVLELNAFDPATMDTAKEGPTQMRGIESAIDFLASQYGIDPDRVGLIGFSRTCYHVAYALTHSTRRFAAATIADGLSGGYVQYHAYSLNHTAFNGIKPLYDGLNGGPPWGETLANWIKNSPDMNASRISTPLRIEMLGKSSVLQEWEIYSTLKLQSKPVDALYLPDATHVLVKPRERYLSQQGNVNWFAYWLLGQEARDADNDRDYKRWDRLNAIESDAAALISK, encoded by the coding sequence TCGAGGGTCGGGAGGGGAGCGCTCTGCGTTCTTTCACTGTCAAGGACGCCATCGAGCGGTCGACGCTCGGCGGCTTCGGGGACAGGCTGCAGCCCTCACCCGATGGCCGCGCATTCGCCTTCATAACATCGAAGGGGGAACTCGGCGGCGGATTGGTCCGCTCGACGGTCTGGATCGTGAGGAAGGACGAAGGGGGCCAGTTCCGCGCGACCGCCGGTGCGGAGCGCACGAGCACGACAAATGACGAACCGATTTCGTCGCTCCGCTGGGTGGATGACGGCCGAGGGGTCGCTTTCCTTTCGCCCGACGATACCGGGTTTCCACAAGTCTTCCGGTACGATCTGGCCACCGGCGAAAGCCGTCAGGTTACTCGTGTGCAACAGAAGATCGTCAGTTTCGACCTGAGGGGCGACGACTGCCTGTTCTACGCGGTCGCACGGGGGGCTAGGGAGTTTCCGGCGCCCGGAGGATATCTCGGCGGAGAATCCCTGCTCGGTCTGCTCATGCCCGAACAAGATAGTCTTAACGAAGAGGGTGCCGCCTATGTGCAGCAGACGGGCGGGCCCGCCAAGCGGCTGACCGCGCTGAAAAAATCCCTCGCCTATCCCTTTGTCCGGTTCGCCATCGCGCCGGACGGGGGCAGGGCGATCGCCATGCTACCGGCGTCGCCTGACTCTGGCTTCGCCGCGGCATGGAAGGCGCGGCCCGGCACGCGGCCACTTGTCGAGGCGATGCAGTCCATCGCGGTACAGCCCTATCTTGTCGATATTGCGTCGGTGAGCGCTCGCCCGCTTTTGTCCGCGCCGACAGGCATCGCTATCGGGGACACCTCAGCGAGCCAGCTTCTCTGGGCCGCCGACGGACGCCAGGTGGCCCTGACCAATGCGTTGCTAGGATCGCAGGATTTGAAGGAGGGCGAGGAACTTCCTTCCGATCCCCGCACCGTCATCATCGATATCGGCGCGGCGGGCTCCGATCAGGTGTCGGTAGTCGATCAGCGCGGCGAGCCGGGCGAACGCGCAGCTAAGCTGAGCTGGGGTGGCAGCGGCGAACTGGTCGTTGAAAGCGCCGCCGGGGCGGGCAGCGGCCAGGGTCTCTACAGCTTTGCCTCGAAGGGGCGCCGCTGGCGAACGACATTCGGCCGCGACGAAGGCAAATGGGTTCCAACGGGCCGGGCGGAGATAGGGCCGGCGACGCGGCTCCGTAGAGACGATGTCGATTTCTTCGTCCGCGAAGATGCCAACACGCCGCCGCAGATCATTGGCCAGGACGCGGGCTCCGGCAAGCCGTCGTTCGAATTCGATCTCAATCCGCAGCTCAAGACCATCCGCCTGAACGCCATCAAAGAAGTTAAGTGGACGGATGCGACGGGACATGGCTGGTCGGGCGGGCTGATCCTGCCCGCGACCCGAAAGGCTGGCGAGCGCATTCCGCTCGTCATCGAGCTGAAGTTCTTCGACCCCACGCGCTTCTCGCCCGACGGTCCTTACACAACCGCCTTTGCAAGCCAGGCGCTGGCCGCAAAAGGGATGGCCGTCCTTGAGCTCAATGCCTTCGACCCGGCCACAATGGATACGGCGAAGGAAGGGCCGACGCAGATGCGCGGGATCGAATCCGCAATCGACTTTCTGGCCTCACAATATGGGATCGACCCGGATCGCGTTGGTCTGATCGGGTTCAGCCGGACCTGCTATCACGTCGCTTATGCCCTCACGCACTCGACCCGTCGCTTCGCAGCCGCCACCATCGCGGACGGCCTCAGCGGCGGCTATGTGCAGTATCACGCTTATTCGCTCAATCACACGGCCTTCAACGGCATCAAGCCGCTCTATGACGGGCTGAATGGCGGGCCGCCGTGGGGCGAGACGCTCGCGAACTGGATCAAGAACAGCCCCGATATGAATGCGAGCAGGATTTCCACCCCTTTGCGGATCGAGATGCTCGGGAAATCGTCGGTGCTTCAGGAGTGGGAAATCTACTCCACCCTGAAGCTGCAGAGCAAGCCGGTAGACGCCTTATACCTGCCTGACGCCACGCACGTCCTCGTCAAGCCCCGCGAGCGCTATCTGTCGCAGCAGGGGAACGTCAACTGGTTCGCCTATTGGCTCTTGGGTCAAGAAGCGCGCGATGCCGATAACGATCGGGATTATAAGCGATGGGACAGGTTGAATGCGATTGAATCGGACGCTGCGGCGCTAATATCAAAATAG
- a CDS encoding zinc ribbon domain-containing protein — protein MANFCSECGSALSPEARFCATCGTAVSGPEDAAAPAASPAVVPAPSPATDVDVDAGDASPAPRRTGLLLGGAALLAVAIGGGAWLGLSSSGEKAGTVESADAGGEQAAAERAMLYAVAEANLRDRASLQGSKIVGSLKRGEKAAGTLATDERGKQWLKLDGGSGFISLANLAKAAPPVLASLDGSDRITTAQCSVLERAAAGAALKTTLKPGAAVRLVGATADGFTEIGLPGGGVGYMPTASACATEPSPAKGAVANSLIQFDARNCELGPELEPYFERARKARDGENIEEMAEEYDFPVDKKFRGLRVTAVIVGYEWQGVAFGDPASKVQAAFRQMGFTIDKNGDFAVDDDVEVSTTIRPTDAGSRSRGQSELICGV, from the coding sequence ATGGCGAATTTTTGCTCCGAATGCGGATCGGCGCTTTCTCCGGAGGCGCGCTTTTGTGCGACATGCGGCACCGCGGTTTCCGGCCCGGAAGATGCCGCCGCCCCCGCCGCTTCGCCCGCCGTCGTCCCTGCGCCTTCGCCGGCCACCGACGTCGACGTCGACGCCGGTGATGCTTCGCCCGCACCGCGCCGGACCGGCCTGCTTCTGGGCGGCGCAGCGTTGCTGGCCGTCGCGATCGGCGGCGGCGCCTGGCTTGGCCTTTCGAGCTCCGGCGAAAAGGCTGGCACCGTCGAAAGCGCCGACGCGGGCGGAGAGCAGGCTGCGGCCGAGAGGGCAATGCTCTATGCCGTCGCCGAAGCGAATTTGCGCGACCGGGCGTCGCTTCAGGGATCGAAAATCGTCGGGTCGTTGAAGCGCGGCGAAAAGGCGGCCGGCACTCTCGCGACCGATGAGCGCGGCAAGCAATGGCTCAAGCTCGACGGCGGCAGCGGCTTCATCAGCCTCGCCAACCTGGCAAAAGCCGCTCCGCCTGTGCTGGCAAGCCTCGACGGCAGTGATCGCATCACGACCGCACAATGCTCGGTGCTGGAAAGAGCAGCCGCGGGCGCCGCTTTGAAAACGACCCTGAAGCCAGGCGCGGCGGTTCGGCTGGTCGGTGCGACCGCCGACGGCTTTACCGAAATCGGACTGCCCGGCGGCGGCGTCGGCTATATGCCGACGGCTTCGGCCTGCGCCACCGAACCGTCGCCGGCCAAAGGCGCGGTGGCCAATTCACTCATCCAGTTCGACGCGCGCAATTGCGAACTCGGCCCCGAGCTCGAGCCCTATTTCGAAAGGGCGCGCAAGGCTCGCGACGGGGAGAATATCGAGGAGATGGCGGAAGAATATGACTTCCCGGTCGACAAGAAATTTCGCGGCCTGCGCGTGACTGCCGTAATCGTCGGATACGAATGGCAGGGTGTCGCGTTTGGCGATCCGGCGAGCAAGGTCCAGGCCGCTTTCCGGCAGATGGGTTTCACGATCGACAAGAACGGCGACTTTGCCGTCGACGACGACGTCGAAGTCTCGACGACGATCCGCCCCACCGATGCCGGTTCGCGGTCGCGCGGGCAAAGCGAGCTGATCTGCGGCGTCTAA